The Candidatus Eisenbacteria bacterium genomic interval CGAGAGCCTGGCGCTGGGGCTCGCTTCGCTCGGAGTCGGGCGGGGCGACCGCGTCGCGCTGCTCTCCGAGAACCGCTACGAGTGGGCGGTGAGCGACCTGGCGATCCTCGGACTCGGAGCCGTGACGGTGCCGATCTACCCGACGCTCACCGCCCATCAGGTCCAGTACATTCTCGAGAACGCCGAGGCGAAGGTGTGCATCGTCTCGACCCCGGCGCAGTTCGACAAGGTGAACCATCTGGCCGCGTCGCTTCCCGCGCTGCAGGTCATCGTGCCCATGGAGCCCGTGCCGCCGGCGTCGGGCCGCGAGCGAGCGTTTTCGGACCTCGTCGCCGAAGGCGGCCGCAGGCGCGCCGCCGAACCCGGGGCTTTCCGCGCCTCCGCGGCCGCGATCCAGCCCGGCGACCTCGCGACCATCATCTACACTTCGGGCACGACCGGCGACCCCAAGGGCGCGATGCTGTCGCACAACAACATCGCGTCGAACGTCGAGGCGTGCCTGAAGGTCGTGGACCTGAATCCGTCGGACACGAGCCTGTGCTTCCTGCCGCTGTGCCACATCTTCGAGCGAATGGCCGGCCTGTACGCCATGCTCCAGGGCGGCGTCACCATCGCCTACGCGCAGAGCCTCGAGACCGTCGCCGCGGACGCGATGGAGGTGCACCCGACGGTCCTGACCGGCGTGCCGCGCTTCTACGAAAAGGTCTATGCGCGCGTCATGGAGAACGCCCTGGCCCAGCCTCCGCTGCGCAAGAACATCTTCTTCTGGGGATTGCGCACCGGAACCCGCGTCGCCCGCATGCGCTTCGCGGGCGGAAGGCCCTCCGGCCCGTTCGCGCTGCAGGCGCGGATCGCCGATCGGCTGGTGGGCGCCAAGGTGCGCGCCCGCGTGGGCGGGCGGCTGCGCATGTGCATCTCGGGCGGCGCTC includes:
- a CDS encoding long-chain fatty acid--CoA ligase — translated: MPKTLIGIFLETADRLDKPAQFMRKTASGWESIPARRAVADIESLALGLASLGVGRGDRVALLSENRYEWAVSDLAILGLGAVTVPIYPTLTAHQVQYILENAEAKVCIVSTPAQFDKVNHLAASLPALQVIVPMEPVPPASGRERAFSDLVAEGGRRRAAEPGAFRASAAAIQPGDLATIIYTSGTTGDPKGAMLSHNNIASNVEACLKVVDLNPSDTSLCFLPLCHIFERMAGLYAMLQGGVTIAYAQSLETVAADAMEVHPTVLTGVPRFYEKVYARVMENALAQPPLRKNIFFWGLRTGTRVARMRFAGGRPSGPFALQARIADRLVGAKVRARVGGRLRMCISGGAPLGAKIMEFFFAVGIPIIEGYGLTETSPVICLNPPGRERPASVGPVVPGVELRIGEEGEILTRGPHVMLGYFRNDEATRAAIRDGWFHTGDVGHLDAEGYLYITDRLKDLLVTAGGKKVAPQPLEGRLKTVKWITEAVMLGDRRPYCICLLVPNFAVLESEAKLRGWAFASRRELLARPEVLAVYQHEIDQVNADLAQFERIKKFALLDRDLSQEAGELTPTLKVRRRIVSQKFAELIESLYAGVA